In a single window of the Gossypium hirsutum isolate 1008001.06 chromosome A13, Gossypium_hirsutum_v2.1, whole genome shotgun sequence genome:
- the LOC107895064 gene encoding uncharacterized protein — protein sequence MEGDLLDWEVLHNSDSDSNSILVNSPQLRNLEGIEGDTGGMIRSDYFSLDNQSMYAKEGDASEEGSIESDNPSWIDPKPETQFRRNNSGDFWSDSGSDRSDDRKLSDFSVKKDLESAENEVCLQGIGKPEARADGLGTFKPDGAEFTELDRIKELDFGGFGDIQDQNKDLGELWPDAGGDGLVSMKFKDVEKEASIDFGDCMEKGAEMENSGELDNRNSSTLDLGVGHGTTAGNEGSTIDEMKLSAKSVNEEEKKKVVWWKVPFELLRYCVLRVSPVWSFSVAAAVMGFVILGRRLYKMKRKSSNLQLKVTMDDKKVSQFMTRAARLNEAFSVVRRVPIIRPSLPTAGVNTWSVMSMR from the exons ATGGAAGGAGACTTACTAGATTGGGAGGTGCTCCACAACTCGGATTCTGACTCTAATTCTATCCTGGTTAACTCGCCGCAGTTGAGGAATCTTGAGGGAATCGAAGGTGATACTGGAGGGATGATAAGGTCTGATTACTTTTCTCTTGATAATCAGAGTATGTATGCGAAGGAAGGGGATGCAAGTGAAGAAGGCTCTATTGAGTCAGATAATCCGAGTTGGATTGATCCCAAGCCGGAGACTCAGTTTAGGAGGAATAATTCGGGTGATTTTTGGTCCGATTCGGGTAGTGATCGGTCAGATGATCGTAAATTAAGTGATTTCTCTGTGAAAAAAGACTTGGAGTCCGCTGAGAATGAGGTTTGTTTACAAGGGATTGGTAAACCGGAAGCTAGGGCTGACGGATTGGGTACATTTAAGCCTGATGGTGCCGAATTTACTGAATTGGATAGGATAAAGGAATTAGATTTTGGTGGGTTTGGCGATATTCAAGATCAGAATAAGGATTTGGGCGAGTTGTGGCCTGATGCTGGCGGAGATGGTTTGGTTTCAATGAAGTTTAAGGATGTTGAAAAAGAGGCTAGCATTGATTTTGGTGATTGTATGGAAAAGGGAGCGGAGATGGAGAATTCAGGCGAGCTTGATAATAGGAATAGCTCAACTTTGGATTTGGGAGTAGGACACGGTACTACGGCTGGTAATGAAGGTTCTACCATTGATGAAATGAAGTTAAGTGCGAAATCAGTTAAtgaggaggagaagaagaaggtaGTATGGTGGAAAGTTCCTTTTGAGCTCTTGAGATACTGTGTTTTAAGGGTTAGCCCTGTTTGGTCCTTCTCTGTAGCGGCGGCTGTGATGGGTTTTGTTATATTGGGACGTAGACTGTATAAGATGAAGCGGAAGAGCAGTAACTTGCAGCTGAAGGTTACCATGGATGATAAG AAGGTGTCCCAGTTTATGACTCGTGCAGCTCGTCTGAATGAGGCTTTTTCAGTTGTAAGACGTGTCCCAATTATACGGCCTTCGCTTCCCACCGCTGGGGTGAATACATGGTCTGTGATGAGTATGAGATGA
- the LOC107894725 gene encoding uncharacterized protein isoform X3 — MYLFYVLKQFKLLKNKSELLLNTNWQLLIRVSLSVSSIIIQGTTVPSNTTTAILAAPNLSNPMATVVGAASNPLTYNL; from the exons ATGTACTTGTTTTACGTTTTGAAACA GTTCAAACTGTTGAAGAACAAGTCAGAGCTTCTGCTGAACACAAATTGGCAGTTGCTAATCAGAGTATCACTGTCGGTTTCTTCGATAATAATACAAG GAACTACAGTTCCATCAAACACCACTACTGCAATTCTTGCTGCTCCCAATTTGTCGAATCCCATGGCTACAGTTGTTGGTGCTGCTTCAAACCCATTAACCTATAATTTgtag
- the LOC107894725 gene encoding uncharacterized protein isoform X1 — MYLFYVLKQFKLLKNKSELLLNTNWQLLIRVSLSVSSIIIQAHGDKFAAKRMRRLTQRRAVDYTSTVVRYMNYSSIKHHYCNSCCSQFVESHGYSCWCCFKPINL; from the exons ATGTACTTGTTTTACGTTTTGAAACA GTTCAAACTGTTGAAGAACAAGTCAGAGCTTCTGCTGAACACAAATTGGCAGTTGCTAATCAGAGTATCACTGTCGGTTTCTTCGATAATAATACAAG CTCATGGTGACAAATTTGCTGCGAAAAGAATGAGAAGGCTGACCCAAAGGAGAGCTGTTGATTATACTAGTACTGTTGTGCGATATAT GAACTACAGTTCCATCAAACACCACTACTGCAATTCTTGCTGCTCCCAATTTGTCGAATCCCATGGCTACAGTTGTTGGTGCTGCTTCAAACCCATTAACCTATAA
- the LOC107894725 gene encoding uncharacterized protein isoform X2, giving the protein MYLFYVLKQFKLLKNKSELLLNTNWQLLIRVSLSVSSIIIQAHGDKFAAKRMRRLTQRRAVDYTSTVVRYMQELQFHQTPLLQFLLLPICRIPWLQLLVLLQTH; this is encoded by the exons ATGTACTTGTTTTACGTTTTGAAACA GTTCAAACTGTTGAAGAACAAGTCAGAGCTTCTGCTGAACACAAATTGGCAGTTGCTAATCAGAGTATCACTGTCGGTTTCTTCGATAATAATACAAG CTCATGGTGACAAATTTGCTGCGAAAAGAATGAGAAGGCTGACCCAAAGGAGAGCTGTTGATTATACTAGTACTGTTGTGCGATATATGCAG GAACTACAGTTCCATCAAACACCACTACTGCAATTCTTGCTGCTCCCAATTTGTCGAATCCCATGGCTACAGTTGTTGGTGCTGCTTCAAACCCATTAA
- the LOC121212718 gene encoding SNF2 domain-containing protein CLASSY 3 yields the protein MLNPSLPVASRTRSRMEAYWSEVCPPSKRRNTRKKVVVQDPSPIPTKNHSRETQFLYEAPNIDIHRCEQDSRHPANISNLDYNEEEDDDDDEDEDNDDPMEGSHEALPSPSEEDNYESEDVDYCGEEEEKDVVYINDYTSSGTESKPKSKGKKVGAASTSSRKLHLLTVEADAILENVDSDSNKVLEVESENNSLPIKFGSWVENTVTPNNADIVDDEMESLLTEMQFCLASDGIASKPSLVEIEDAANVSEVKQDRAVLCRQGDHYLVLDEEIGIKCKFCSFLQLEIKYVASPFMKHPYGKFGRQYSGIVDSSMFDGLQDVDPNIDMPGCDSSANVEGTVWEIIPNIKEKLYPHQREGFEFIWNNIAGGIYRDKSKNSSSEGGGCIISHAPGTGKSLLTIVFLQTYLKENPSCRPVIVAPCSMLLTWEAEFSKWKVDIPFHNMNSPDFCGMGKTNGVALYEKLKVGVPDADRLVRPLVKLLSWKYDGGILVISYNLFTQLAGKETKRKQKCKNLHKQISKILLDLPGLLILDEGHIPRNAATLLWKALSGIKTNRRIILSGTPFQNNFDELFNTLCLVRPTFAEGIRYSTRYKHNSRLGCKGNEAKRNFTSWIGSIRNEIGGLREVRAVIKPFVHVYKGTILQTALPGLRHTLVVLRPTELQKKILERVEEILKHVQEILECVKEAKNLFKRRREKEKKNALDFDRYVSMISIHPSLLKQLLKQLPDLKDINEVVSSIVSTEEIERIRLKPEEGVKTRFLMNLLKLSEALEERVIVFSQYLGPLRLIMEQLEYHFKWKEGEEILFMHGKCDIKQRQCSINVFNDPESKARVLLASIKACSEGINLIGGSRVVLLDMTWNPSVERQAICRAYRLGQKKVVYVYRLISSVIEGHKFNRQAGKDRVSELLFSSDEHQEQVCDIVEDKVLEEMLQHGTIKSMFEKIINEPKDCEFIEAFEDQEKVSVPS from the exons ATGTTGAATCCCTCCTTGCCGGTGGCTTCAAGAACCCGAAGTAGGATGGAAGCCTACTGGTCCGAGGTCTGTCCTCCAAGCAAGCGGAGGAACACCAGGAAGAAGGTGGTGGTGCAGGACCCCAGCCCCATACCTACTAAGAATCACTCCCGTGAAACCCAATTCTTGTACGAAGCACCTAACATTGACATACACCGCTGTGAACAAGATTCCAGACACCCTGCTAATATTTCCAATCTTGATtataatgaagaagaagatgatgatgatgacgaaGACGAAGACAATGATGATCCAATGGAGGGTTCTCATGAGGCTCTCCCCTCTCCAAGCGAAGAAGACAATTATGAATCCGAGGATGTGGATTACTGTGGGGAAGAAGAGGAGAAGGACGTCGTTTATATCAACGATTATACATCTTCCGGTACCGAGTCTAAGCCTAAGTCTAAGGGTAAAAAAGTGGGGGCGGCCTCGACCTCCTCCAGGAAACTCCACCTTCTTACGGTAGAGGCGGATGCTATTTTGGAGAATGTAGACTCGGATTCAAATAAGGTCCTCGAAGTTGAATCTGAGAACAACTCTTTGCCTATCAAGTTCGGTTCTTGGGTTGAGAACACAGTTACTCCTAACAATGCAGATATTGTTGATGATGAAATGGAGTCACTGTTGACTGAGATGCAGTTTTGTCTTGCGTCTGATGGGATTGCTTCAAAGCCTTCCTTG GTGGAAATTGAGGATGCCGCTAATGTTTCTGAGGTTAAACAGGACAGAGCAGTCCTATGTCGTCAAGGGGATCATTATCTTgtgctagatgaagaaattggaataaaatgcaaattttgCTCCTTTCTGCAACTGGAAATCAAATACGTTGCTTCACCTTTT ATGAAACATCCTTATGGAAAATTTGGGAGGCAATACTCTGGCATTGTGGACTCCTCTATGTTTGATGGTCTTCAAGATGTAGACCCTAACATTGATATGCCTGGTTGTGATTCCTCTGCCAATGTCGAAGGAACAGTATGGGAAATCATTCCAAACATAAAGGAAAAACTTTACCCCCATCAGCGTGAAGGTTTTGAATTCATTTGGAATAATATAGCAGGGGGAATATATCGTGATAAGTCTAAAAACTCGTCCAGTGAAGGTGGAGGATGCATTATATCACATGCTCCAGGGACAGGGAAGAGTCTACTGACTATTGTCTTTCTTCAGACATACTTAAAAGAGAATCCAAGTTGCAGGCCGGTGATTGTTGCTCCATGTAGTATGTTACTGACATGGGAAGCAGAGTTCAGTAAGTGGAAGGTTGATATTCCCTTTCACAATATGAACAGTCCGGATTTTTGTGGAATGGGAAAAACAAATGGAGTTGCTCTTTATGAGAAACTTAAAGTTGGTGTCCCGGATGCAGATAGACTTGTTAGGCCTTTGGTGAAACTGCTTTCCTGGAAATACGATGGAGGCATTTTGGTGATCAGTTACAACCTTTTCACTCAACTTGCTGGAAAAGAGACAAAGAGgaaacaaaaatgtaaaaatctacATAAGCAAATCAGCAAAATCCTTCTCGACCTTCCCGGCCTTCTAATCCTTGATGAAGGACACATACCAAGAAATGCTGCTACTCTTTTGTGGAAGGCTTTGTCTGGAATTAAAACCAATCGCCGTATCATTCTTTCCGGAACTCCTTTCCAGAATAATTTTGATGAGCTCTTCAACACACTCTGCTTAGTGAGACCCACATTTGCTGAAGGAATCCGGTATTCTACTCGATACAAGCATAATAGTAGGCTTGGGTGCAAAGGAAACGAAGCAAAGCGAAACTTTACCTCTTGGATTGGTTCCATTAGAAATGAAATCGGGGGACTGAGGGAGGTTAGAGCTGTGATTAAGCCTTTTGTTCACGTGTATAAAGGCACAATTCTACAGACTGCACTTCCCGGTTTGAGGCACACTCTAGTTGTATTACGGCCCACTGAACTGCAGAAGAAAATCCTGGAGCGCGTTGAAGAAATCCTGAAGCATGTACAAGAAATCCTGGAGTGTGTTAAGGAAGCAAAGAATCTGTTcaagagaagaagagagaaagaaaaaaagaatgcaCTTGATTTTGATCGTTATGTGTCCATGATCTCAATCCACCCCTCATTGTTGAAGCAGCTGTTGAAGCAGCTTCCAGACCTGAAGGATATTAATGAAGTTGTAAGCTCCATTGTTAGCACGGAAGAGATAGAAAGGATAAGACTGAAACCTGAGGAAGGAGTGAAAACAAGATTCCTCATGAATCTGCTTAAGCTTAGTGAAGCTCTGGAGGAAAGGGTTATAGTTTTTAGTCAATATCTTGGACCTTTACGGTTAATAATGGAGCAGCTTGAGTATCATTTTAAATGGAAGGAAGGGGAGGAGATATTGTTCATGCACGGGAAATGTGATATAAAACAGCGTCAGTGCTCCATTAATGTGTTTAATGATCCAGAAAGCAAAGCAAGGGTGTTGCTTGCATCAATAAAGGCTTGCTCTGAGGGTATAAATCTTATCGGAGGTTCAAGGGTGGTGTTGCTTGATATGACGTGGAACCCATCCGTGGAAAGACAAGCTATATGCCGCGCATATAGGCTAGGCCAGAAAAAGGTTGTATACGTTTACCGACTTATCTCATCCGTGATTGAGGGGCACAAATTTAATCGACAAGCTGGCAAGGATCGGGTATCTGAGTTATTGTTCTCTTCTGATGAGCATCAGGAGCAAGTCTGTGATATTGTGGAGGATAAAGTTTTGGAAGAGATGCTGCAGCATGGAACAATCAAGTCAATGTTTGAAAAGATCATTAATGAGCCCAAAGATTGTGAGTTCATTGAAGCTTTTGAGGATCAAGAAAAGGTATCTGTCCCCTCGTAG